The following nucleotide sequence is from Peribacillus sp. ACCC06369.
TTTTGGATTGCCTTTTATGTAATCCCTTAAAATGGAACCAGTATGTTTAAGGCTCATCGCTTGACCAGCAGGAATCTGATTGTGGAATTTACCCTTGGCAAAATTCTCTTTTGTAGTGAATGCTCTCACTTTTTCTTTGTTTGTCCGCCTCCCTAGCGGAGGATAGAGGTTAAGGAAAAGTAACAATAATATAAAAAAAGAAATGATGATCTTTATAATTTTCAGCATGAATATGTTCCTCCCATATTAATCAGACCTTTTCGTTAACTTATCATATCACAGAATATATAAGGTTATTTAATGCGATGTCCCACAATGGAAATGATTTGGATTTACCCTTCAGGTCTATAGATGTGAACCGATGATTCATTAACTCTAAACTCACTTTGGGAGTCAAGTGAAAACTCATCGACAGTGGTTAAGTTTCACACGCCCTAGGCAGGGAATAGAGGTATATATAATGAATAATATAGAGTACGGAATAAGAAATGTAGCAGCAGGATGAAGGGTAGGGTGATAAGTCGATTGTTAATGTTTTTCAGAGTCTTTGTATGGGTAGTATTTTTTGCTTTATTGGCATATGTCATTCTTTCTTGGAAATATAAAGACAAGGTAACTAAAAGGATTGAAGCGATTCGAAAAACCTGGTATGTCATTTTTATACTGGGAGCATTGATTTATTGGAATTTCTATCCGATGAGTATATTTAATGAGTGGAAAAATTTTTTGATTATGGCTATCGTATTTATCCTCATTGATATGTTTGTGTTCTTGAGCATGTATATATCCAAAATTGGCGATAACGAACTGTCCTATGCAACAAAAGCTGTTGCGGAAAGTGACAAACTTTTAACGGATAATAGGGAAAAGGTCAAGAATATGTTTCATCTCCTAAAGAAAGAAGGGATTCCTGAGTATTATCAAACGAATAAGGAATACTTGGCTTATTTGAGCATTCTCCTTCAAGCTTATGCAGCAAAGGAAGGGATGGACGTGAAAATTCTTCCTTTCAAAACGGAACAGGACAAGCAATTGGTGATAAATGGGCATCCGAACTTGAATGGCAGTACCATTCGTGCTACATTGGAAAGAGAAGATACGTATTATAATGATGAAGAGAAAATGGCTCTGCAGCCTGTAAGCATTTTGATGGAACCCTATATCCTTGACGTGAAATCAGAAAGCTTCGTTTCAGAAGTCGATTGTTTATTAATAGCCTTATTAATCATGATGTTCGATA
It contains:
- a CDS encoding type II toxin-antitoxin system SpoIISA family toxin; the encoded protein is MISRLLMFFRVFVWVVFFALLAYVILSWKYKDKVTKRIEAIRKTWYVIFILGALIYWNFYPMSIFNEWKNFLIMAIVFILIDMFVFLSMYISKIGDNELSYATKAVAESDKLLTDNREKVKNMFHLLKKEGIPEYYQTNKEYLAYLSILLQAYAAKEGMDVKILPFKTEQDKQLVINGHPNLNGSTIRATLEREDTYYNDEEKMALQPVSILMEPYILDVKSESFVSEVDCLLIALLIMMFDMVIKHNQGGEG